In Candidatus Contubernalis alkalaceticus, the genomic window GTATGGACATGGAAGCTTTGGCTGCTTTCTTTAACCTGTTAAAAGAGGGGGTAATAGAAGTAGAGGATTTATTTAGAGTGGAAAAAGAAGGCAATAATTTAAAATTTACTCCATTACACGATGGGGAATTAAAACTTGAGAAATAACCTTGATAAGGTTATTTTTTTTGTATATAATATAATAGAAAAATAACTGAAAATGATTATCAGCTAATTTCTATTTTTAAATATCATATTACAATAAGAGACAGGGTGGGGATTTGACAGTGTATAATTCTGATAAAAAGTTGAGAGAAAAAAGGATTAAGGTAACTCCCCAAAGGGCAGCTATTTTAGAGGTGTTAAATAATACCAAAGAGCATCCCGGGGTAGAGGAAATTTACAAAAGGGTAAAAAAACAGTTTCCTTCTATCAGTTTAGCCACGGTATATAAAACAGTAGAGCTATTTGTACGTTCCAATCTTATACAGGAGTTGTGCTTAACAGGGGACGTGTCCCGTTATGATGCTAATATAGAACCACACCCCCATGTGACCTGTATGAAATGTGGAAGAGTAGATGATATTTATGGTTTAAGTCTGGAATGCTTGATAGAACCTGCTGAGAAAGCTACAGGTTATAAACTACTAAAAGAAGAAACCATGTATTTCGGTTTCTGCCTTACTTGTAAAAAACAGGTGTGCCAGGGGGACGGTTCTTCTGACATACATTCCCAGGGAGACGTTTCTTCTGACAAATATTAATGACTTTGCCATTGGTTGTCAAGGGGGCGGTTGTTACAATATATTTCATTAGGTGCATTAAGGTGTGTCAAGAGAATCGTTCCCCTGACGCACCTGTTTTTGTTTTATGATGTATGTCAAGAGAACCGTCCCCTATCTCCCTTCACTTTTTAGATTGGTATTAGGTTGGTATAAAAGTTATAAAAAATACGAAATATCTATTGACAAGAAATTAGATGTAAAATATAATGGTTTCACCAAACAAAATAAGATTTTACAATATGAAAATGAAATTGATACAACTTCGTATCAAAAAAGGCAAAGGCGCCTTA contains:
- a CDS encoding Fur family transcriptional regulator, coding for MYNSDKKLREKRIKVTPQRAAILEVLNNTKEHPGVEEIYKRVKKQFPSISLATVYKTVELFVRSNLIQELCLTGDVSRYDANIEPHPHVTCMKCGRVDDIYGLSLECLIEPAEKATGYKLLKEETMYFGFCLTCKKQVCQGDGSSDIHSQGDVSSDKY
- a CDS encoding DUF3343 domain-containing protein, with the translated sequence MIEYYVATFYSTNYALKCEKILKNSSVNIKLIPVPRQVSSNCGLAARMDMEALAAFFNLLKEGVIEVEDLFRVEKEGNNLKFTPLHDGELKLEK